Proteins from a single region of Sphingomonas morindae:
- the recR gene encoding recombination mediator RecR — translation MASSEIEALTQALARLPGLGPRSARRAVLHLLKRRESALTPLLRALETVNARLRECSQCGNVDTADPCAICTDPRRDTRALCVVEEVADLWALERTRLFPGRFHVLGGRLSALDGVRPEDLTIDRLVARVQGGGIDEIVLATNATLEGQTTAHYIAERLDGLPLRLTRLAHGLPVGGELDYLDEGTLAQALRARRPLDG, via the coding sequence ATGGCATCTTCCGAGATCGAGGCGCTGACCCAGGCGCTTGCCCGACTGCCCGGCCTGGGCCCGCGCTCCGCCCGGCGCGCCGTGCTCCACCTGCTCAAGCGCCGCGAATCGGCGCTGACGCCGCTGCTGCGCGCGCTGGAGACGGTGAATGCGCGGCTGCGCGAGTGCAGCCAGTGCGGCAATGTCGATACCGCCGATCCCTGCGCCATCTGCACCGATCCCCGTCGCGATACGCGCGCGCTGTGCGTGGTGGAGGAGGTGGCCGATCTCTGGGCGCTGGAGCGGACGCGGCTCTTTCCCGGCCGCTTCCATGTGCTGGGCGGGCGGCTTTCGGCGCTGGACGGGGTGCGTCCGGAGGATCTCACCATCGATCGGCTGGTCGCCCGCGTCCAGGGGGGCGGCATCGACGAGATCGTGCTCGCCACCAACGCCACGCTCGAGGGACAGACCACCGCCCATTATATCGCGGAGCGGCTCGACGGCCTGCCGCTGCGGCTGACGCGGCTCGCCCATGGCCTGCCGGTGGGCGGCGAACTCGACTATCTGGACGAGGGCACGCTCGCCCAGGCGCTGCGCGCGCGCCGGCCGCTCGACGGATGA
- the def gene encoding peptide deformylase — MAILPILEVPDPRLRQISTPVETIDGDVQRLIDDMFETMYDAPGIGLAAIQVGVAKRLLVIDLQEEGEGVKNPRVFINPEFSEPSEEMGLYNEGCLSIPEQFAEVARPASIRATWLDREGIRHDERIDGLLATCLQHEVDHLNGIVFTDHLSRMKREMVLKKLEKLRRQRRAA; from the coding sequence ATGGCCATTCTCCCCATTCTCGAGGTGCCCGATCCGCGGTTGCGCCAGATCTCGACGCCGGTCGAGACGATCGACGGCGATGTGCAGCGCCTGATCGATGACATGTTCGAGACCATGTACGACGCGCCCGGCATCGGCCTCGCCGCGATCCAGGTCGGCGTGGCCAAGCGGCTGCTGGTGATCGATCTCCAGGAAGAGGGCGAGGGCGTGAAGAACCCGCGCGTCTTCATCAATCCCGAATTCTCCGAGCCGTCCGAGGAGATGGGGCTCTACAATGAGGGCTGCCTCTCCATCCCCGAGCAATTCGCCGAGGTGGCCCGGCCCGCCTCGATCCGCGCCACCTGGCTGGATCGCGAGGGCATCCGGCACGACGAGCGGATCGACGGGCTGCTCGCCACCTGCCTCCAGCATGAGGTGGATCATCTCAACGGCATCGTCTTCACCGATCACCTGTCCCGCATGAAGCGCGAGATGGTGCTGAAGAAGCTGGAGAAACTGCGCCGCCAGCGGCGCGCCGCCTAA